One Rosa chinensis cultivar Old Blush chromosome 5, RchiOBHm-V2, whole genome shotgun sequence genomic region harbors:
- the LOC112203803 gene encoding uncharacterized protein LOC112203803 → MADSKSTVSLKLLIDTKRQKVLFAEAGKDFVDFLFTLLSLPVGTVIRLLSKDGMVGSFGKLYDSVENLDLTYMEPKLNKDILLKPKAPVAGPNILGLLDLANVDVPAARNKVFYMCSKRNNNKNINRRGQCNCSGSAPTAHLYVTEDPKEQCPKCNHHMSSQATYVGQPKTTVAASRFGAAGYVKGLVTYIVMDDLEVKPMSTISSITLLNRFNVKNVGTLEQKVVDLGMNEGVKLLKESLQSKAVLTNVFLVKKAAA, encoded by the exons ATGGCCGACTCTAAATCTACAGTCAGCCTGAAGCTACTCATCGATACAAAGCGTCAAAAGGTTCTGTTTGCTGAAGCGGGTAAGGACTTTGTGGATTTTCTTTTCACCCTTCTCTCTTTGCCAGTTGGCACTGTTATTAGGCTTCTGTCAAAGGATGGCATGGTTGGTAGCTTTGGTAAACTGTATGACAGTGTTGAAAATCTAGATTTAACATATATGGAACCCAAACTAAACAAGGATATCCTGCTCAAACCCAAGGCACCTGTTGCTGGACCTAATATCCTCGGTTTGTTGGACTTGGCCAACGTTGACGTACCAGCTGCTAGAAATAAGGTGTTCTACATGTGTTCGAAAAGGaataacaataaaaatattaataggCGTGGACAGTGTAACTGTTCCGGCTCTGCGCCTACCGCCCACCTTTATGTGACTGAAGATCCTAAAGAACAATGTCCAAAGTGCAATCACCATATGTCTTCTCAGGCGACTTATGTTGGTCAACCAAAGACCACGGTAGCAGCTTCTCGCTTCGGTGCAGCAGGATATGTCAAAGGCCTAGTTACGTACATTGTAATGGATGATCTGGAGGTGAAGCCTATGTCCACTATTTCAAGCATAACTCTGCTCAACAGGTTCAATGTTAAGAATGTTGGCACCCTCGAACAGAAGGTTGTAGATCTTGGCATGAATGAG GGTGTGAAACTGCTGAAAGAATCCCTACAATCCAAAGCAGTTCTCACAAATGTGTTCCTGGTGAAGAAAGCTGCTGCATGA
- the LOC112203805 gene encoding uncharacterized protein LOC112203805: protein MVLPHLVFKEWMLETALLLKPKIFEKLLMVIGSLWKNRNTMLWEDKSQSALLCSSFTWLEEFKKARIASAAQKQVVKHRWQPTNGNRIKMNVNGAFLSSLMHGGAGGVARNASGQFMAAFANHLPHVNSAKQAELLAIQTGLEMTVGLQLPFVTIETDCLTAVQAIMHPQYEFSEYAGIIADIHDLQMKFQETKIHFAPRECNRVAHRLANIGFESGQNESWFQQAPICITDVLHYDCNHLS, encoded by the coding sequence ATGGTGTTGCCACACTTAGTTTTCAAGGAATGGATGTTAGAAACTGCACTTCTCCTCAAGCCAAAGATATTTGAAAAGTTGTTGATGGTAATAGGATCTCTCTGGAAAAATCGAAATACTATGTTATGGGAAGATAAGTCACAGTCAGCACTATTGTGCAGCTCCTTCACATGGTTGGAAGAGTTCAAGAAGGCACGAATTGCTTCTGCTGCACAAAAGCAGGTTGTCAAGCATCGATGGCAGCCGACTAATGGAAACAGAATCAAAATGAATGTGAATGGAGCATTCCTATCATCGCTGATGCATGGTGGAGCTGGTGGTGTTGCGAGGAATGCATCTGGCCAATTCATGGCTGCTTTTGCTAACCATCTGCCTCATGTGAACTCGGCTAAGCAAGCGGAGTTATTGGCTATTCAAACCGGTCTAGAGATGACAGTTGGGCTGCAGCTTCCCTTTGTCACAATTGAAACTGATTGCCTTACTGCAGTACAAGCAATCATGCATCCTCAATATGAGTTTTCAGAGTATGCAGGCATCATTGCTGACATCCATGACCTGCAGATGAAGTTCCAGGAAACAAAAATCCATTTTGCCCCCAGAGAGTGCAATCGAGTTGCACACAGACTTGCAAATATTGGTTTTGAATCAGGTCAGAATGAGTCTTGGTTCCAGCAGGCTCCTATTTGTATTACTGATGTACTCCATTATGACTGTAACCATCTGAGTTAG